One Augochlora pura isolate Apur16 chromosome 10, APUR_v2.2.1, whole genome shotgun sequence DNA window includes the following coding sequences:
- the LOC144476199 gene encoding glutamate receptor ionotropic, delta-2: protein MARFNSYDIGVLLLLSVAGVSVNISDSSNYILLITDIHNYYGTTCIIIVHSNQCTDMNETTVTQIWTRSFSRSGILTVIVSFSDLVRETKKYEGHEVRPLYVVLLSTKKTLNEFAMATRRIDISFPVWFVMFLPHQGDPLKSDCQSPAGNPFNLLFNTEMLVLCYDQPSLREWYSFRDNRTIVSNLAVWKPGQGLRPITNSSLYARRNNLHNEVMRIAYVEESAFVAVENGVLTKYLGAVVQELSKSLNFTIKVMNPMDSYGNLNEKTQTWTGVIGELVANMVDIGVADFSITTRRLDVVDFTLPLILSRIKVYFKKPDGSSVRWTAYIKEFDKHVWMGIVLMILTVPIVLSLMKTRGRLFMKVVGDYYINVWGIYCQQGLSEFPQETSQRLAFISIFVSALIIMSAYSASLISNLTISTVSLPFSNLKQFAYDGSYKLIVFRDSADYDMIVSDNDSVSLRLQKLLKKKEYLPLSVTDGFQQVCTEKVGFYITEAIVNSLSRMPCAIEYIEANRIESLAIILNKRSPYRQVIDYRLQRLKDNGVMNKLRNMYLLPTTDYQQGYPVVTLGSVTPLLAIVVCGVVLGCLILILEKTYYRFCGKENCCKTIGKNLRQNLSRRNGVRRFA, encoded by the exons ATATGAACGAGACGACCGTGACGCAAATATGGACCCGATCGTTCTCCCGCAGCGGCATCCTCACCGTGATCGTGAGCTTTTCCGATCTTGTACGCGAGACCAAGAAGTACGAAGGTCACGAGGTGCGTCCGTTATACGTCGTCCTTCTCAGCACAAAGAAGACCCTGAACGAGTTTGCAATGGCCACCAGACGGATCGATATCTCCTTTCCCGTCTGGTTCGTGATGTTCCTTCCGCACCAGGGAGATCCCCTGAAATCTGACTGTCAGAGCCCGGCCGGGAACCCGTTCAATCTATTGTTTAACACCGAGATGCTGGTGCTATGCTACGACCAGCCGTCTTTGAGGGAGTGGTACTCGTTTCGGGATAACCGTACAATTGTCTCCAATTTAGCTGTGTGGAAACCTGGACAGGGACTTCGGCCTATCACGAACAGTAGCCTGTATGCAAGAAGAAACAACCTGCACAATGAGGTCATGCGAATCGCCTACGTCGAG GAGTCCGCGTTCGTCGCGGTCGAGAACGGGGTCCTCACGAAATACCTCGGCGCGGTGGTCCAGGAGCTGAGCAAGTCGTTAAACTTCACGATCAAAGTGATGAACCCTATGGATTCGTACGGCAATCTCAACGAGAAAACGCAAACCTGGACAGGCGTAATAGGCGAACTGGTTGCGAATATGGTCGACATTGGCGTCGCGGATTTCAGCATAACCACACGTCGATTGGACGTGGTGGATTTCACGCTGCCGCTAATCCTATCCCGCATAAAGGTGTACTTTAAGAAGCCCGATGGTTCCTCTGTGCGGTGGACTGCCTACATCAAG GAGTTCGACAAGCACGTCTGGATGGGAATAGTGCTAATGATCCTAACTGTACCGATCGTATTGTCTCTTATGAAGACGAGGGGACGCCTCTTTATGAAAGTTGTCGGGGATTATTACATAAACGTTTGGGGAATATACTGCCAGCAAGGCTTGTCAG AATTTCCGCAGGAGACTTCGCAGAGACTCGCTTTCATATCGATTTTCGTGTCAGCGTTGATTATCATGTCTGCTTACTCTGCTTCGTTGATCAGCAATTTGACCATCTCCACGGTCAGCCTGCCTTTCTCCAATCTTAAGCAGTTTGCGTACGATGGCTCTTATAAGTTAATCGTATTCAGGGACAGCGCGGACTACGACATGATAGTT TCGGACAACGACAGCGTGTCGTTAAGGTTGCAGAAGCTTTTGAAGAAGAAAGAGTATTTGCCTTTGTCGGTGACGGACGGCTTTCAACAG GTTTGCACGGAAAAGGTGGGCTTCTACATAACTGAGGCGATAGTGAACTCTTTGAGTCGCATGCCTTGTGCGATTGAGTACATCGAAGCTAACAGGATCGAAAGCTTGGCGATCATTCTGAACAAACGCAGTCCTTACAGACAAGTCATAGATTACAG GTTGCAACGATTGAAAGACAACGGCGTGATGAACAAGCTGAGGAACATGTACCTCTTGCCGACCACTGATTACCAACAGGGGTATCCCGTGGTCACTTTAGGTAGCGTCACGCCGCTCCTCGCTATCGTGGTGTGCGGCGTAGTTCTAGGATGCCTGATACTAATATTGGAGAAAACGTATTACCGCTTCTGTGGCAAGGAGAACTGCTGCAAGACGATTGGGAAGAATCTCCGGCAGAATCTGAGCAGAAGAAACGGAGTGAGAAGATTCGCGTGA